The DNA sequence gacaatTGCAGCAACATTCTCTAATTATGCTAAAATACTAGCGATTCGTGAAGCAAGTTGTAGGTGTTTTGGCTCAAGAGTttaattcaatatattctgtcattatGTAGactaattgatcataagatagctccaactatcctgtttgaagataatacagcatgtattgctTAACTTAAAGgcagatacatcaaaggtgatagaacaaagcatatttctttcaaattcttcttcactcatgatttttaaaatcaagggacaattaatgtccaacagatccgctcaagtgacaatctggcagatttatttacaaagtcactcgcaaaatcctcctttaaaaaattgatacatgagattgggatgtgcTGATTtcaagacattaaatgatgtcgacaaagggagatattgtactctttttttcttggttAAGTTTTTTTTCATTGGGTTTTTTCttaacaaggtttttaatgagacaATTCCGTCACAAagaatattgtactctttttccttaactaagattttttttttcattggatttttctttagtaagattttaatgAGGTATAATCCTAAATGGACATTCAAGAGGGAATGTTATGATAAGTACGAATGTCCATTTCTCCAATCAAGTTAATTTTGGGCGATGCAATATTCACTATGAGCGGTGCTTTGTTCCCAGGATAGACTTTATATTAATGTAATTTGAAAAAGAGAATCTTAAACAAGTATAAATAGGGCAGAAATTTATAATAATACCGacacaaaaaaaatcaataacaatTCTTCCTCTCTTTTATACTGCGACACATTCTTCTCtttctattttatataatttactacacatattaataatatatatatatattatttttattatattaagataattaattatgataaatttaatattagaattttttatttatatttttattatatcttttttaattatttatttcacaacaaaTCGAACTTCTTAATTTGTTCACAATTATCTTCCAATCTCTAAATAATATACAAAACCTTTTACACTTTTTTTAGATAacatacaaaactccaataacaGTGAATAACATTACTGTTTCTtccatataaaaattaaaaagcggCTCATTCCTCATTGCATTACATACTAATATTTGCAAGaagtttatttttgttatttatatttgcAAGAGTTTGTTTCAGATTAACAGTTAATTGAGCCAAATATTTATACGATATTGCTCCTCGATGAGGGAGCTATTAGGCAAACTTTGCTGTtggtaataataatatataaatcaacTTGCATAATGACTCTctgaccaaaaaagaaaaaaaattgcataatgATTGTTATGTACTTATGTTAGAAGAACCAAAAagcattttaattattaaatttaaaagttaaaatacaaCTTAAATAATAATgatcaaataataatttatatgattaTAAAATTTTAGAGGATTGAAAAAtgcttaaaattatttataacatGCTAGAAATGCTTAGAATATAATAGTCAAATAAGAATTGTAAAATTTAACTACATCAGAAAGATAGATTAAAGATAGTCAAGATAATGACtagatatatattatattcatgAGTCATCATATTTATCAAAACAACTAATGTAGCAAGTTTAACTTTTTACAAGTTCTATTATTTCTATTACAACTCCTATTTAATTgtttattaaactactcttctatattagtccatgacaacaataaagaagtcttgTGACCCACAAATTCAGctcaacagaatacataaattcagttcTAATTTcagtctttattattttatcttatcttatttttatgttattttctcttcttatcttatctttacttttatttttcataggacaatactctatatatatttagttttaccctcatagtttacaacacatgttcaattcaatcaatcaataatcaataaaaaattttttctttgctttccctattctttcataattttatcatggtatcagagctttggtatcctccttgaagaggatacaTAAGCTATCATCTTTCGGTGAGAAATCACCCTATATCTTTTTCAACCTCCTCTCACAATGAATAATCAATCTTCCAATTCAGTTCAAGATCCAACCAATCTTTGTTAAAGGCATCCAAGTGAAAATCCTACCCCAGTTTTGGTTACCCCAGTTCTTTACCAGCAATTCCGTCTGCGCCTCCTTTCTTCCGACAATTTTGTCTGCATTCTGTTTCAGCAGTCATATCTGCATTTTGTTTCAGCAGTTTAATCTGCATATGTTTTAGCAGTTTCATCTGCACTCTTATTGCGCTCCACGCGCCCTCTTTTTTTATCGCGCTCTATGCGCCATTTGAAGTTATTGCGTCATACGTACGCATTTTTTTGAAGATCGCTGCTCaagcacagcatctccttttatatttttgccgccGGCAACCGCTGCGTGCATTTTTTGAAGATCGCTGCTCAAGtacagcatctccttttatatttttgccggCAGCTCAAACTCCGCTGCGTGCATTTTTTGAAGATCGCTGCTCAAGtacagcatctccttttatatttttgccggCAGCTCAAGCTCCGCTGCGCGTATTTTTTGAAGATCGCTGCTCAAGtacagcatctccttttatatttttgccgccGGCAGCTCAAGCTCCGCCACACGCATCTTCCTCCGCGTCACTATGTCAAACGCGTCTTCTTCAACAATTTTATTGGAACTTATCCAAGCTGTGGATTATTGACATCTTCCATCCACTACGGGGgcgtattaaactactcttctatattagcccatgacaacaataaagaagtcttgtggcccacaaattcagcccaacagaatacataaattcagttcTAATTTcagtctttattattttatcttatcttatctttatattatcttctcttcttatcttatctttacttttatctttcataggacaatactctatatatatttagttttaccctcatagtttacaacacatgttcaattcaatcaatcaataatcaataaaaattctttctttgctttccctattctttcataattttatcattGTTCATAGTCAATAATAACCTTTCTTACCAATTAagtatatgtttttattttgtttatataaaagtTTGAAATTCGTGTGCTTTAATTATCTTTCCATATGTATTAAGTTTTAAGAaattctcttttgtttttgtgaatgtgttggaaatttgagagataaaaaattataatagtgtTATTTATACCAGTGAACGATCTTGAGACTAATTAATTATGGGAGTTCTTCTTATATTTCTTGTCTTGGGTAtcacatttttaaattaaactagtTTAAATAATGATTAGAAATCTTGATTTATCATCTTAGAGTTGTTAAATAGataagaattatatatatatatatatatatatatatatatatatatatatattgaaaatattgacaaaattaaaaaaattgaaactttatttagaattaaaaagaTCGTTTGAAATttctaatctttttcaaaaaaaacttCTTAATATTTTTAGTGTATCTTTTtggttaaaatatttttagtatatttaattcATTGAAAGTTaattaaacatataaaaatgtttaggattttaattaaaaatttcctGTTATTTCTTTTACCAAACCCTAAAAAGAATTGTACACTAACGTTCAATTATCaatgtaaaatttttaaaatagtaaatgatatagtaaatataattagatattcatTATTCTATTTCTACATTTTTTAGTTCTtcagaatttatttctaataaatGGCAACATAGCATCTCGTGAATGCCAACTTGAATTTTAAGGGGTTTAACAAACATGGCTTGAGCTTAGGATTCATTACTCCCACCCATGTTGAATCCAGTATCCACCCTCTCTGAATATGAACATCTTTTTGTTTGTGTAGTATGATCTGGCTGAGGCAATTGACTGGGGACCAAAAACATCTTATCTAGTCACAAGTTTACCTATATTTGGACACATTTAATAAAAGTTGGAAGAACTCATGAATAGGTAAATGTATCTCCAACTCAGCAAGTTAGACCCAGCTTTATTATGAAAttatctaaaatataaatatctctttacAAGGACAATCAGAAAAATGGATCAGATGGTTGATATAATTACTGTTACTCATCAGTTATGAGTCATAGCTGATAAAGCCATACCCCAGTGTACCTAAGAACAACAGCAGGTTATAACAGTAATAGAGTGGAAAGATTATGCATGATATTCCTTGGAACTTACTAGTGAATAGTGATGCCTTCTTCTTAGCTTGGCTTTCTAACACATAACAAGCATACAAAAACACTATAAACATGAAATATTACAAATAAAGGGTGGCTACACTTGTTTCAATTCCCTTGCCAGAAAATTTAAATGTTAAGAAAAATCACAATTTTCTGCAACAACGCAACGAATCAAAATAACTGAAGTATGGCCCTGTGATCATTACTGGTTCAGCAGACAACTTTGTAGATGAAGTGATGAAATGCGGGTAGCATGCGTCCTTCATTTGAAAGTTGAGAGTCTGGGAAGCTTGTCCCTGAGATAGTACAATCTTGCTCTCCTAACTTTACGGTGGTTTATTACTTTGATTTCTTTGATGTTTGGTGAGTAACTGCGACAGTAAACATGTGAATCATAGGACAAGAAAAACACGGTAGGGCTTcttcataagataaagataggAAAATTACATTGGCCTTAAGCATATATTGATAATTTGAGGAAATGAACCATTTCACTAAAGCTTCAATAGTCAAAATCAGAATTTATGCAGCAAAGCATTGCATATATTTATCAGTACACATGAGTATCACATGCTCCTTTCTTTTAGAGGAAAGTTAATATGACAACCCCACATTTTGAACATACATTCCCCATTCCAAATATTAGGATCACATTCTTAGTTTCTTATACACAGGAAGACAATAACTAAAACATGAAGACGTGCTTATGTAAGTGACTCCAATTGTAGCAAAAAATGAAGCCTAACATGCTTGTATGGACCCTAGAATGACGATATCTTCAATTACGATGATCTATGATCCTCTTCTTATTTCCTAACAGTTTACTTTCAAAAGGTGCATGGTAACAATTTCAAACTGTCTGACAGTACTAACACACCACCAATGTCACAATGTTAAGCATCAATTACATGGGAGTAACTGCTTCATTTTTACcctctattctttttttttttttcagggaTGCAGGGAAATGATAGCATAACTATTTCCTAGTGATATGTGGTGAACTTGGAATGCATCCAAGAGAAAATTAACTATTGCATATAGCATAAATGATCTCGGAGCAAGCGGGAAACTTACACTGGGAAGACTATCTCAACTCCCACACCAGCAATGATTCTTCGGATTCGAATGGTAGTGTGAATACCGGCATTCTGTTTTGATATTACAATACCTTTATAGGTGGACAACCTACGCTTATTCTCAGGAACCTCCTGTAGTTGGTCGAAAATAGATCATCGTCAGATTCAACTCAGCAGAAGTGGCTTGCTAAAGTTTACTTTAAAATaatcttaagaaaaaaaaaaaaaagaaaccaacAGTATACCAATTTGATTTGCACAATGTCTCCAGTCCTAAGGTCTGGAGTTGGTCTCTCCTTGTCTGAAGCCTCAATTGCTCTTTGATTCAATATCTGCATGAACGACAGCATGCACTCTCAGATACATACTCGTTTCCATGTTGAAGGTGATATTACAAGTTACACAGACCTAGCTAGTGACAATACACCTATGCTTTTGAAACTTCAAAATAGAAACTATAAAAATGTATTCATTCCAACTTCCAACTTCAAAGATCAACCCTTCATCACCAAAATGGCAAAACGGGATCATTTTTCACATTGAACTAAAGTAACACTTATTTATGAGTACTCATTGTGTCTGAAATGTTACATACAATGTCAATGTGTCAAGGTGTACAGACAGTTTGAAACCAAACAATCACGCAAACAAGTGAATGCTCTTAAAACTGCAGAAAAGCAAAAGTCTTATGTGCTCCCAAATTACGAGAAAAAGTATTTCTATGTTCCATTAATCACTTGATCAGTTTCTGTCCTACCATTTTATTAAAAGACGACAAAAAAGAAGTCATGAAAATAAACTCGTGCCAACATCTCCACAAAATTACTTTTCCTCGGCTCCAAAAACATAAACACTATATTTACTCATACAAACACATTTTCCCAATCCTAGACAACCTATTGCAATAAAGGGATGAAGAACAGGATCCAAACTATCATAATCATGACTCCTTAATACTATGCCTTTTTCTTTGATGATTTTCTTAATCTCTATTCATAATTAAACTGTACAGCGGATAGTTATCTCTATCTGGAGGTAGTACCTAACATGCTGCAACATTGATGAATTTTTAAACAATGTGCACAATTAAAACTAGACAGTTACTTGAATCATTGTATACTAACAGTAGGAAACACAAACACATTACACAATGAGGTAATTAAATGACGAAATTACCCCCATAATGTCACCAAGCTTGACTCGAGGTTTTCTTGGAGGCTTGGGTTCCTCCTCCACCTGTTCTTCCACTCCTGCTTCAGCTTCGGCTTCCACTTCGGAAGAAGCCGAAGCTGCTTCTTCTCCTCCACCTTCGACATTATCATCCGAAGCAGCAGCGTCAGCACCTTCAGCATTGGAATCAGCTCTGGCTACAAAAGTAGCAGGCTTTGCAATGAGAGGAGCGCAACGCCATGAAACCGAGCTCGAAATCAATGGTGCGTTGCGACGAAAAGAAGGCACCATAGCAGAGAAACCTAACGGCTTGGATGGAAAACATTGATTAAGGTTGGTTTGCAGTattgaagaagaaccaagcatCATGGCCTGCTGcatatggattttttttttaaattcacattaaaaattaattcatgaattggttaattatatgataaataattcgcaggaaaagaaaaagaaaaaaggagatgGAAGGAACCTGAAGAACAACTTGGGAAGCCATGGTGTTCGATGAGGAAGAGATGGAACGGTAGCACTCTTATCTGCTTctatccattttttttttcgtacGTGAAACTTTTTTAATCTTAATCTGGGCTTTATATTGGGCTTGCTCAAAATTTGTTTAGAAGGCTTTCGGCCCAACTATACAACAGTATCGAcctaaaacaaaggaaaaagtatCCAGGACCAAAAATATGACCAAAAAGTTCGGTACCAAGAAGATAAAAGTACAATATACACACAGAAAGAACTCATCATCTCTTGAATAAATAACTAGTGGAATACCCGGGCTACGCCCGGACTAAATATTAATCTATTACAAAAATTTAGTTTTACTTATATGTTGATACTAAGAATTATACTTTCGTAAGATTTaaagtttttaatataataattatttgtacAATTTATAAGACTGTTTTATTATCGCTTATATAGACTATAATAAATAGCTTTATAGGTATTTATCTAAAGTTTATGTAAAAACTGAAATTAAAAGGTATTTATTTATAGTATATCAGAAttatttatacaatatataagattgttttatttttgtttgtacagagtaaataattaaaaactgaattttttttttacattttagtCAAACAGACAAAATTAATGTAgtgaaacttttttttatattaatagatCCTATTGTATAGTCTGAATTACTCGCGGTTGGtgtgtttaatatttttaatggtatttaTCTAAAGTTTATCTAAAAAAGAGATTCATATATTTTAATGGAAACAAATTGCACGATCATaatatcaaaaaaaaattaagtgattaaacttttttgatatattgatatataattcggttaataaaaatatttaaaaggtaACCTTTAAAACAATTTTTATTAGCATTCTTTAATACGACGTTAGAATCACTTTTACGATTCGTgccttgtttaaaaaaaaatatatacataaaaggcattttattaaaaattgctTAGATTAAAAAACCATTCACAATAATATGTTCCTGCTGTCTAATGTTTTCATTaacgtttttttaatttttgaagagaATTAGACACCATAATAATTTTAATgagatatatataaaagaataaaggTTATCATGTCTAgttaaatatgtaaaataaataaagtataatCGTACATGAGTAAAATATATtcccaaaattatatatattttttatgttaaattaaattGTGAGACAGATTTTTATGAAACGTAGTTATCTAAATACTTATCAAATATTTAGcaatattcaattaaaaaattgtaattataacgtgaaataattatttataattctctATGTCGCATCTCATTTATAGaatataaatttatgttttataaataaaattattgttaGATATATAGGGTTTTTTCATTGTGTAAACATGAATATGTTATattaatcttaaaaaatatattaggtTCAATTACAAATAGTTATGGATAAATaaacaatagaaaaaataaaaaatgcaacttaTATGTTTGAATGATAAATTTTCTTAAATGGTAATTTTTAGAGTAtactttaacaaattaaattaataattaactaaaCGCGTATACGAATaatgttttataatttttaagtATAATTTGAATAACAGATGTTATCATTTTGagtcataaataaatatttttaagcatatatttatttttcaaaaaattgataCTATCATGTACTTTAACAGATtgtgttttattttaaaacaggTTAAATTTGTACTATTTAATAAGCGCATTAGAAATACTTTTACAATTTGTACCTTGTTAAAACAAATGTCTACATAAAAAAGTACATATACAATAGTgtctatttatataaaaaagttcCACTACATTAATTTTGATCTGTATGACTAAaatgtaaaaattttttaaacttgATTATGCTCGGTGGatttatataatataagtatTATATATTACATTACCATTTAGAAAGAAATGGAAAGGCGTTAAAGatgatttatattaaaaataatatacccGTTATCTATcctataattataattatgtgATCTCATTAAATAGTTGCCCACTTCACATAGAGTGAGACATTTGAATTCTTATCTAttcattaaatttgaatttattgcAACCCGCCCGCCCCCACCAACTACAACAGTCTTCTTCTCCAAATATTTCACAAAACATATCAATCtaataatcttaaaaaaaaaaaaccatgggCATCAGAAAACCAAAAGCAAGGGAAAAAGGGTACTGGCACCACTTGCTTCTGGCTGCCAGGTTCAATTTGTCTGGTGTTGTAGCTTAACTCACTGTTGCTTCACACAGTTAATATTGGGGGCACAAATTTTTTAGGATCTAGTTAATCTATAGATGACGATTTCTATGGCTGTTGGAATATGATTGAATCCTTCCGTCGAATCCATTACTGCTCCAGTCTTCGTGAAACGTCTAGATCGGGATCAGGTACTATGTCTTCAAGTATAAACAtattaaatattagaaatataattttcgATTGTTTAACTGCTGATTTTAAATCTACTACAACTGAATACATTTAAATAATTTCTTATATGAAATACATAATGGGATTGTATTTGGCGTTGATAGCTGACATTTCTTGGTGCGGTGACAGTGTTTAAGAAAATCAGAAGCTTTGTTACTTTTTTATGCATCAAGAATTGCAATCTCCTGCGTTAGCGTTTCCATGTGGGATGACCGCGCTTTGAGAAGGTTGGTGGAAGGTAGCCGAATGGGTAGGGACTTTAATTTCCAAGAGAAGCTCGCTCCATCCGCTCTTTGGGGCAAAGGTCGCCGAAATGGGTAGAATCCGATTCAAAAAGATTTGGTTCGAGATGTATGTAAGTATACCACGGCCATCTGATACATATAGTACATGTAATTTTGCTAGTAGTTAAATCATATATTTCTAGCTGGAAACTTCATGGTAGTTTGCTATTAGATATAATTCCTAATTAATGAATAAGACCATTTAAGCATACAGACACATCGAAAGTAACTATGTCTGTGTTAAGGATTACATTTTTTTCTTATCTAGTCTTCTTTGATATTAGCTAGTATGATAACTATAACTTCGAATACAATCTCCCAACCATGATGGCATTTGAATTGGTTGTTTCTGCGGGTTCCATAAGAATATATATACTTGAATTCAAGCTTAATTGGTTTATAACTTTAACTTAGTTCATCATTTGTctgttattattcatatattgacATGTATTTAGGTGCTCCTTGATTATCATGTTTTTATCCAATTGGGTATACTCAATCAAATCTTGTAATAAACTACAACTGCTAACTATGGAACAGTGGATCAAGCTGAATGTAAAAATTGCTAACTATGGCTGTGGTAGGTTTCTGAAAGCAAAGGACTTTGACATTGAGAAGACTATTCAAATGTGGGAAGACATGTTAAGGTGGAGAAAAGAATATGGAACTGATACCATCCTTCAGGTTAATGCTATGACTTTATGAATCTAAAAAACTTAGTaaaagtttcaactttcaatgGATGCTTCAAAGTGTTGGAGATTAATTACTTCAGTCctgccaatttttttttctctttttcgaaGGTGTCGGTTAAATATTCCCGGGTTTCTGTTAAGGGAGGATAGAATTAATTTATATAAGGGAAGAGTaaaaacacttaaaaaaataacttatttgcTACActgttatatttaaaatatttcttaCAATTATCTAATCTTGGGTTGTTGTGAACCTTAGTATAAATGTTTGACTTATATATATCATCTTAGTATAAATGTTTGACTTCAATAAATATCATCTTTATAGTTGGTAAAAAATGAATACAGGATAACACTCACTGAATCTGTGAATCTGAATCATATATTGATTCATGAATTGAAGGGATTGACCTCTCTAGAGTAGATGATAGACGGATTCTTAAATGAGTACATAAAAGTGGGTACTAATTTTATTCAAGATACTCACCCATTCACAGATCCCACCTACTTTTATGACAGAAAACTTGTGCTATAGAACAATTTTTTCGGTTGATGAAGTAAAATAGGTTACTGTAAGTTTTTACTGTTATACAGATTCATATACTCTTTGTATGATTTGTATATTTTAGCATTAGCATGGATTCTGTGCTTGGTTGGAAGCTATTTCCTAATTGTTCATGAATTTTCACAGTATGTGCAGCTTATCTATTATGGAATTCCTTTGCATTTAGTAGTGTTGCAACCCATGGCTGCTGATTAATGTAGTAGAATAATATTTTGCTCTTATCTAGTCTTATTTGATATTATCTAGTATGAAAACTATCACTTTGAACAAAATCTTTCAACTATGTTGGCATTTGAATTGAATGTTTGTGTGGGTtccataagtttttttttttttaaatttaagcaCGACTGATTTATAACTTTAGCTTAGTATTTGTtgaataatcatgtcttctattTTACTGAATATAACATGTATTTTGGGTGCtccctaattatgatattttGATCCAATTGGGTACACTGCCACAAATCTTATAATACACTACAAATGATAACTATGGGAAGGTGGATCAAGCTATTTAATTGGAAGCTATTTCCTAAATATTCAAGGATTTCCGTGGTATGTATTTGGACATCAAGTCTAATTATTTTCCTAATCAAAGGGATGGTACAATGAAATTAAATTTGTTCTATAGAGGTATATAAATTAGATTGCACAGATCCAACTGTCATTAGTTTGTTATACTGAAATTGTGTCGGTAGCTAACTGAGAGTTATACAGGGTCTCGATGGGCATTAT is a window from the Arachis hypogaea cultivar Tifrunner chromosome 1, arahy.Tifrunner.gnm2.J5K5, whole genome shotgun sequence genome containing:
- the LOC112795452 gene encoding large ribosomal subunit protein bL19cz isoform X2; protein product: MASQVVLQAMMLGSSSILQTNLNQCFPSKPLGFSAMVPSFRRNAPLISSSVSWRCAPLIAKPATFVARADSNAEGADAAASDDNVEGGGEEAASASSEVEAEAEAGVEEQVEEEPKPPRKPRVKLGDIMGILNQRAIEASDKERPTPDLRTGDIVQIKLEVPENKRRLSTYKGIVISKQNAGIHTTIRIRRIIAGVGVEIVFPVYSPNIKEIKVINHRKVRRARLYYLRDKLPRLSTFK
- the LOC112795452 gene encoding large ribosomal subunit protein bL19cz isoform X1 — translated: MASQVVLQQAMMLGSSSILQTNLNQCFPSKPLGFSAMVPSFRRNAPLISSSVSWRCAPLIAKPATFVARADSNAEGADAAASDDNVEGGGEEAASASSEVEAEAEAGVEEQVEEEPKPPRKPRVKLGDIMGILNQRAIEASDKERPTPDLRTGDIVQIKLEVPENKRRLSTYKGIVISKQNAGIHTTIRIRRIIAGVGVEIVFPVYSPNIKEIKVINHRKVRRARLYYLRDKLPRLSTFK